A DNA window from Setaria viridis chromosome 2, Setaria_viridis_v4.0, whole genome shotgun sequence contains the following coding sequences:
- the LOC117845293 gene encoding uncharacterized protein translates to MAAADDVETGRLRRFPDLPPPPHGDANASPVDAALARSAALARRREELLLELNKARIRQDMIFRELVETELAMGITATSHNPVPALPSPQDYWLNRPLLSSVPPLEESPLCPPRSRTEHSPCGCRGPAQPVKAPPVYPHVEWPSSPSLLLQERPASDTEKQQDSRSSGARTHPFGGYVEVCRSPNKWTLADEASLPVSANAGARPIFHEELTPGHKDAAGGECKVDVEDGHGVQPLYQSGNQSSGQSKTSETTLEQINGPMLLSDQYWLAGQESAAFDQQKCREFSEQKPEQPRLGNGDERKARVHAFNGYMELCLSPSKQAPVEEISVPVAAKADISPMQSALSFGEAAATGPQQAFGGEPKANVVDAHGMQGDIRNQSSGQRKAMESAMEGRTDKPAQPPDQHRPAGQEGYGEECKADAEDGQGVHSLYQSGNQSSGKRKTLETTLADQINGPMLLSDRLAGQESASFDQQKGREFSELKPEQPRLGNEDEQKARLHASNGYMELCLSPSKQAPVEETLVPVAAKANNSPMQSALSFGEAAATGHQRAFGREPKANVVDGHGMQGDIRNDRSRQRKAMESALEGRTDKPARPPGQHRPAGQENAAYNEQKKVEFSESTPERTSNGLKRKLADSAPLIKKQKPYWQFSCPTCGVNTVSQHHLEEHLAGRRHQQNVAALQSSRSHTAEPSTKAKLPVWDRITVKNTESSCGDGKEKVPENSGSQQQGGKPHAKAVRAGLKGFNHRKDADAEKKVDRKDKFYCKLCDVQCNSEKMLLSHLCGKKHRERLLEGRG, encoded by the exons ATGGCAGCAGCCGACGACGTCGAAACCGGTCGTCTCCGCCGCTTCCCTgaccttccgccgccgccgcacg gcgacgccaATGCATCACCGGTAGACGCCGCGCTGGCGAGGAGCGCCGcgctggcgaggaggagggaggaactGCTGTTGGAGCTCAACAAGGCGCGCATCCGCCAGGACATGATCTTCCGCGAGCTCGTCGAGACGGAGCTCGCCATGGGCATCACCGCCACCAGCCACAATCCTGTGCCAGCGCTTCCATCGCCACAGGACTACTGGCTTAATCGGCCTTTGTTGTCGTCGGTGCCTCCTTTGGAGGAGTCACCTCTCTGTCCACCACGCTCAAGAACCGAGCATTCCCCTTGCGGCTGCAGGGGCCCTGCGCAGCCAGTGAAAGCGCCTCCGGTGTACCCGCACGTGGAGTGGCCATCGTCACCATCACTGTTGCTGCAGGAACGGCCAGCCAGTGACACTGAAAAGCAGCAAGATAGCAGGTCATCTGGGGCTAGGACGCATCCATTTGGTGGCTATGTGGAAGTGTGCCGATCGCCAAACAAGTGGACTCTAGCAGATGAGGCCTCTTTGCCCGTGTCGGCCAATGCTGGTGCCCGACCTATTTTCCATGAGGAGTTGACACCAGGACACAAAGATGCTGCTGGTGGAGAATGTAAGGTTGATGTGGAGGATGGCCATGGCGTGCAACCGCTGTACCAAAGTGGAAACCAGAGCAGTGGGCAGAGCAAGACTTCGGAAACCACTCTGGAACAGATCAATGGACCAATGCTGTTGTCTGATCAGTACTGGTTGGCAGGTCAAGAGAGTGCAGCATTTGATCAGCAGAAATGCCGCGAGTTCAGTGAG CAAAAACCTGAGCAGCCACGTCTGGGTAATGGGGATGAACGGAAGGCGAGAGTGCATGCGTTTAATGGCTATATGGAATTGTGCCTATCACCGAGCAAGCAGGCTCCGGTGGAAGAGATATCGGTTCCAGTGGCAGCCAAAGCTGATATCAGCCCGATGCAGTCTGCATTGTCATTTGGCGAGGCAGCGGCAACAGGACCCCAACAGGCCTTTGGTGGGGAAcctaaggctaatgtggtggaCGCCCATGGCATGCAGGGTGACATCAGGAACCAGAGCAGTGGGCAGAGGAAGGCTATGGAGTCTGCCATGGAGGGCCGGACTGATAAACCTGCCCAACCACCTGATCAGCACAGGCCAGCAGGTCAGGAGGGCTATGGCGAAGAATGTAAGGCTGATGCCGAGGATGGCCAGGGAGTGCACTCGTTGTACCAAAGTGGAAACCAGAGCAGTGGGAAGAGGAAGACTTTGGAAACCACTCTGGCAGATCAGATCAATGGACCAATGCTGCTGTCTGATCGGCTGGCAGGTCAAGAGAGTGCATCATTTGATCAGCAGAAAGGCCGAGAGTTCAGTGAG CTGAAACCTGAGCAGCCACGGCTGGGCAATGAGGATGAACAGAAGGCGAGATTGCATGCGTCTAATGGCTATATGGAATTGTGCCTATCACCAAGCAAGCAGGCTCCGGTGGAAGAGACATTGGTTCCAGTGGCGGCCAAAGCCAATAACAGCCCGATGCAGTCTGCATTATCAtttggcgaggcggcggcaacAGGACACCAACGGGCCTTTGGCAGGGAAcctaaggctaatgtggtggaTGGCCATGGCATGCAGGGTGACATCAGGAATGACAGAAGCAGGCAGAGGAAGGCTATGGAGTCTGCCTTGGAGGGGCGGACTGATAAACCTGCCCGACCACCTGGTCAGCACAGGCCAGCAGGTCAGGAAAATGCAGCGTACAATGAGCAGAAGAAGGTAGAGTTCAGTGAG TCTACACCAGAAAGAACATCCAATGGGCTGAAGAGGAAACTGGCCGATTCAGCGCCACTCATCAAGAAGCAGAAGCCATATTGGCAATTTAGCTGCCCCACCTGCGGTGTGAACACGGTTAGCCAGCaccacctggaggagcacctgGCCGGCCGGCGTCACCAGCAGAACGTCGCGGCACTCCAATCATCAAGGAGCCACACCGCTGAGCCCAGCACAAAAGCAAAGCTGCCAGTATGGGACAGGATCACGGTGAAGAACACCGAGTCCTCATGCGGAGACGGCAAGGAGAAGGTGCCTGAGAACAGCGGGTCGCAGCAGCAGGGAGGGAAGCCGCACGCCAAGGCTGTGCGTGCGGGGCTCAAGGGTTTCAATCACCGCAAGGATGCCGACGCGGAGAAGAAGGTGGACCGAAAGGACAAGTTCTACTGCAAGCTCTGTGACGTGCAGTGCAACAGCGAGAAGATGCTGTTGTCGCACCTATGCGGGAAGAAGCACCGTGAGAGGTTGCTGGAGGGAAGAGGCTGA
- the LOC117843125 gene encoding hydroxycinnamoyltransferase 4 produces MAAIEVVESELVPPSEPTPRGALWLSNLDLAARNGYTPTVYFFRHPDEQTRSGFFSADVLHAALAAALVPFYPFAGRLAVGRDGRAEIDCNAEGALFVVARSAAALDDFEGFAPSKAMRDMFVPAYEPAGAGTPLLLLQVTFFRCGGVALGTAMHHFVIDGRSAFNFIRTWAGIARGDAGAAVVPSLDRTPLRARPQPTVLFDHTHEYGGGGRRTAAATAEAGGGSKAEYASAILRVTGSQAAALRARAGAVSTFRALVAHVWRCACAARALDPETESRLYTMVDMRARLSPPLPDAFFGNAVARTSTSARVGDLLGNPLGFGARRLRAATGHGDEYARSLVDYLETADLAALPRGGLPGTDLRVISWLGMPSYDADFGWGEPALLAPALMYYTGFVYLLNSPGKEGGVAVAAALEPERMERFKELFFEELAAVV; encoded by the exons ATGGCAGCCATCGAGGTCGTGGAGTCAGAGCTGGTCCCGCCGAGCGAGCCCACGCCGCGGGGCGCGCTCTGGCTGTCCAacctcgacctcgccgccaGGAACGGCTACACCCCGACGGTCTACTTCTTCCGCCACCCCGACGAGCAGACGCGGTCAGGCTTCTTCTCGGCCGACGTCCTGCAcgcggcgctggccgccgcgctGGTCCCGTTCTACCCCTTCGCCGGCCGCCTAGCCGTCGGCCGCGACGGGCGCGCCGAGATCGACTGCAACGCCGAGGGCGCGCTCTTCGTCGTCGCGCGGTCCGCGGCCGCGCTCGACGACTTCGAGGGCTTCGCGCCGTCCAAGGCCATGCGCGACATGTTCGTGCCGGCGTAcgaacccgccggcgccgggacaCCGCTGCTCCTGCTTCAG GTCACCTTCTTCCGgtgcggcggcgtggcgctggGCACAGCGATGCACCACTTCGTCATCGACGGACGCAGCGCCTTCAATTTCATCCGGACGTGGGCCGGCATAGCCCGcggggacgccggcgccgccgtggtaCCGTCCCTCGATCGCACGCCGCTCCGGGCGCGCCCGCAGCCGACCGTCCTCTTCGACCACACCCACGAgtacggtggcggtggccgccggACCGCCGCCGCAACagccgaggccggcggcggaagCAAGGCGGAGTACGCCAGCGCCATCCTCCGCGTGACCGGctcgcaggcggcggcgctccgggccCGCGCGGGCGCGGTGTCCACCTTCCGCGCGCTGGTGGCGCACGTGTGGCGGTGCGCGTGCGCGGCGCGCGCGTTGGACCCTGAAACCGAGTCCCGCCTCTACACGATGGTGGACATGCGCGcccgcctgtcgccgccgctgccggacgcTTTCTTCGGCAACGCGGTGGCGCGCACCTCGACGTCGGCGCGCGTCGGCGACCTGCTCGGCAACCCTCTGGGGTTCGGCGCGCGCCGTCTCcgcgcggcgacggggcacgGGGACGAGTACGCGCGGTCGCTGGTGGATTACCTGGAGACGGCGGACCTGGCGGCGCTGCCGCGCGGCGGGCTGCCCGGCACGGACCTGCGGGTGATCAGCTGGCTTGGGATGCCGTCGTACGACGCCGACTTCGGGTGGGGCGAGCCGGCACTGCTGGCGCCGGCGCTCATGTACTACACGGGGTTCGTGTACCTGCTGAACAGCCCGGGGAAGGAGGGCGGCgtcgcggtggccgcggcgctgGAGCCCGAGCGCATGGAGCGGTTCAAGGAGCTCTTCTTCGAGGAGCTGGCCGCGGTGGTGTGA
- the LOC117842651 gene encoding isoaspartyl peptidase/L-asparaginase 1: MGWALVLHDGAGDVPRTLPPETREPRLVALCRCLDLGAAALRDGRAALDVVELVVWELEDCPHFNAGRGSVLTADGTVEMEACIMEGATLRCGAVAGLSTVANAVSLARLLMEKTPHIYLAFDGAEAFARELEANRRVYVLTWSVGQF; encoded by the exons ATGGGGTGGGCGCTAGTGCTGCACGACGGCGCTGGGGACGTCCCGCGCACGCTGCCGCCGGAGACCAGGGAGCCCCGCCTCGTCGCGCTTTGCCGCTGCCTCgacctcggcgccgccgcgctccgcgaCGGCCGCGCGGCGCTCGACGTCGTCGAGCTCGTC GTGTGGGAGCTGGAGGACTGCCCGCACTTCAACGCCGGCAGGGGCTCCGTGCTCACTGCCGACGGCACCGTCGAGATGGAGGCGTGCATCATGGAGGGCGCCACCCTGCGCTGCGGCGCCGTCGCGGGCCTCTCCACCGTCGCCAACGCCGTCTCGCTCGCCAGGCTCCTCATGGAGAAGACGCCGCACATCTACCTCGCATTCGACGGCGCCGAGGCCTTCGCCAGGGAACTGGAGGCCAACAGACGGGTCTACGTGCTGACGTGGTCAGTTGGCCAGTTTTAA